GAGCGACGGACGACGGAGGGGCCGCCAGCGAACCGGGAACGCTACGTTTCGTACCGCGAGCGAGCACCGCGAAGCGGTGCGAGCGAGCGGGCCGACGAACCCCCGAAGGAGCGCAGCGACTGAGGGGGTGAGGAAGTGCTTTTGATCGAGCTTTTACAGGGACGGCGCGCACAGCGCGCCGTCCCGTCGTAAAAGGTCGTCGTTAGTGATCGTCTTCGCGCCACTTGTGCTCGCACTCGGTGCAGACGAGAAAGCGGGTCTCCGACTCGTCGGCCGAGCGGATCTGCTGCATGTACCAGTAGGCGGTGTCGTTGCCGCAGTTCGGGCAGACGACGGTCGTGGTCGGCAGGCCGCGGTCCTCGGCGTCGCTGACGTCGACGATCTCGCTCTTCTCCTGGCCCTGGGTCGTCGTCATCTTCGCCTCCTGAGCGCGGTCGCGGGCCTCCGTGTGGCCACAGGAGCGACACTCCCACGTCTCGCCGTCCGAGTGCATCATCGAGCCGCACTCGTCACAGAACTTCATACCCCCCTGAACAGGGCCGGGACGTATAAGCGAAGGGAATTTCGACGGGCGATCGCACCGTCCCCCTCGGTCGGTTCGACCGCGAACCCGCGCCCGATCGTCCCCTCCCTCGGTGGTCTGTCCTCCCCTTCGGTGGTCTGCCCTCCCCTTCGGTGGTCTGCCCTCCCCTTCGATGGTCTGCCCTCCCCCTCGGCGGTCAGCCCTCCCCCTCGGACTGGCCGGGTTCGCCGACCGCCGCCACCGGGAGGTGGGAGTAGAGTTCGAGTTCGAGTTCCTCGACGCTGGCGAAGGAGTCGCTCGTCATCTCGTCGAGCGTCCGACCGAGGTTCGCCTCGCCGTCGGCGAGCAGGAGGGTCACGTCGTCGAACGCCGAGACGGCGCGATCGCGCGAGGTCGGATAATCGTGGTCGGCGAGGACGGTCCCGACTCTGCTGAGCTTTACTGTCCGAGCCATACCTCCCGTGAGGAATCGTTACAATATGAGGTTGCCGCTGGCGGTAAGGAAGGAAGGAAACCGTGATTGCGGACGCGTCCGTACGACGACCAGATGGTTCTCGGTACCGACCGTCGCGTGTTGACGCTGGCGCTCGCGCGGATGGCCGACGCGCTCGGCAACTCGTTTCTCATCATCGTCCTCCCCCTGTACATCGAGAGCGGGCAGGTGGACGTCACCGGCCTCGTCGGACGGTCCGTCCTGGGGATCGAACTGACGCTCCCACTGCTCGTCGGTCTCGTCCTGTCGCTGTTCGGCTTTCTGAACAGCTTCGGACAGCCGATCACGGGTCGGCTGTCCGATCGGACCGGACAGCGCCGGGCGTTCGTGCTGGTCGGGCTGGCGCTGTTCGGGGTCGCGAGCGCCGCCTACCCGTTCGTGAGCGGTTACGCGGCGGTCCTCGCCACGCGGGCGCTGCAGGGCCTCGGCGCGGCGTTCACCATCCCCGCGACGGTCGCGCTCGTCAACGAGTTCGCCGCGGACGACGCCGAGCGCGGCGGCAACTTCGGCGTGTTCAACACGTTCCGCCTCGTCGGGTTCGGGTTCGGCCCGATCGTCGCGGGACTCGTCATCGAGGGGGGTCCGTACGCGACGCCGCTCGGGGGGCTGACCGGGTTCAACGCCGCCTTCGCGGTCGCGGTGCTCGGGGCCGCCGTGAGCTTCGCCCTCGTGTCGCTGCTCATCGAGGACCCCGAGCGGACGGCCGCGGCGGCGTCGGACGACCTCTCGTTTCGGGTGTTCGACCGGAGCGGGCGGGGGGCGTTCGATCCGGTGTTCGTCCTCGGCGTGGGCACGCTGTTCATGGCGGTCACCATCGCCCTGTTCGCGACGCTTCAGGACACGATCACGACGAGGCTCGGGGAGGGGGAGTTCCTCTTCAGCGTCCAGTTCGCCGCCGTCGTCATCGCCAACGTGCTCTTCCAGGTCCCGATCGGGCGGGCAAGCGACCGCTACGGCCGCAAGCCGTTCCTCCTCGCGGGGTTCGCCCTGCTCGCCCCCTCGGTGGCCCTCCAGGGGTACGTTCCGGCGCTCGCGCCCGGCATCGAGCGGGCGATCCCCGCTCTCGACGGGGTGGCGGGGCCGGGGCTGATGCTCGCCGCTCGCCTCTTGCAGGGCGTGAGCGTCGCGCTGGTGTTCGCCCCGGCGCTGGCACTCGCGGGCGACCTCGCGGGCGAGGGGCGCTCCGGGACGACGCTCTCGGTGCTCACCACCGCCTTCGGGCTGGGGATCGCCATCGGCCCGCTCGCGTCGGGCTTCCTCGTGCGGTTCGGCTTCCCGACGCCGTTCGTCGTCGGCGGGGCGCTCGCCCTCGCCGGGTTGGCGCTCACCTACTCTCAGGTCGAGGAGTCCCTGCCGGGCAGTGAGGCGCGGCGCGACGCCGTTCCGCAGGACGACTGAACGACGACGCAGTGTCACCGAGCCCCGGCGGGCGGCGGTGTAGTTTTATTCGTATCCCGCATCCAGTACGTGCCATGGCAAGGCCAAACAGTGGTGAGCGGGCCGTCGCTCGCGCGGTCGTGGTACTGGCGGTGGCGCTCGTCGCGGCCGTCGTCGGGTTCGCCCTCTTCGTCGTTCTCCCGAACGAGCGGACCGCGTTCGGCGTGTTGCTCGCCGTCCTCGCGGGCGTACTCGGCGCGCGCGTCGGGGGTCGCGTCGCGTCGCGGGCGTTCCCCGGGTACAACGTCGCGGAGGTCGCGGTCGAGGGACCCATCACGCGCTCCGGTCGCGGTCGGTTCCCGAACCGCGTGCGGGGGACGCCCGCGGACGACGTCGTCGAGCAGATCGAGGCCGCTGGTGACGACGACAACGCGAAGGCGCTGTTGCTGAAGCTCAACACGCCCGGCGGCGAGGTCGTCCCGAGCGACGACATCCGCGCGGCCGCGGCGGCGTTCGACGGGCCGACGATCGCCTACGCGACGGACACCTGCGCGAGCGGTGGCTACTGGATCGCGAGCGGGTGCGACGAGCTGTGGGCGCGCGAGACGAGCGTCGTCGGCTCCATCGGCGTCATCGGCTCGCGGGTGAACGCGAAGGAGTTCGCCGACGAACTCGGCCTCAGCTACGAGCGCTTCGCCGCCGGGCGGTTCAAGGACGCCGGCGCGGCGCTCAAGGAGGTCACCGAGGACGAGCGCGAGTACCTGCAGGGGCTCATCGACGACTACTACGAGCACTTCGTCGAGCGGGTCGCGGAGGGGCGGGACCTCTCGCCGGAGCTGATCCGCGACACCGAGGCGCGCGTCTACCTCGGGGAGCGGGCGCACGAGCTGGGTCTCGTGGACGCCCTCGGCACGCGCGAAGACGCCGTCGACCGCGTCGAGGAACTCCTCGGCGTCGAGGCGAGCGTCACGACGTTCGAACCCACGCGGAGCCTCCGAGAGCGCCTCGGTCGCGGCGCGGAGTCGGTCGCCTACGCCCTCGGCGCGGGCGTCGCCAGCCGGTTCGACGACGACGTGGACGTCAGGCTGTAGGTTTTTTACCCCGGTAGCTCATGCCGGAAAGCGTGGGAACGCTGGTACTGTGTATCGACCGCGGCGGGAGCGTCGATCTGGACGTCCCGCTGGTCGGCGAGGAGGCGGTCGCCGATCTCGTGACCGAGGTGGGCGTCGAGGACCCCGAGGACAGCCACGTGAACTGCCTGCTGGAGGGGTTGAAGGTCGCGCGCGACCTGCGAGCCGACGGCGACGAGCCGATCGTCGCCGTGCTGTCCTGCGTCGGAAACACCGTGGAGGCCAACCGCGCGCTCGCCGCCCAGGTCGACGATCTGGTCGAGGCCTACCGGCCCGACGGTGCCGTCGTCGTCGTGGACAGCGCCGAGGACGAGCAGACGCTCCCCATCATCGAGAGCCGGGTCCGCGTCGACGCCGTCGACCGGGTCATCGTCCGGCAGGCGCGCGACATCGAATCGACCTACTACCTGCTGAAGCAGGTGCTCGCGGACGAGGAACTCCGCAAGACCGTCCTCGTCCCGGTGGGCGTGGCGCTCCTCGCCTTCCCCGCGCTGCTCGCGGCGGCCGACAGCGTCACCGTCGCCGTCGCGGTCGTCGCCGGCGTCATCGGCGTGTTCTTCCTCTACAAGGGCCTCGGCGTCGACGACGCGCTCGCGGGCCTCCCCAGGGAGATCCAGACGGCCTTCTACGCCGGGCGCGTGTCCGTCGTCACCTACGTCGTGGGCGTCGGCCTGGCGCTCGTCGGGGTGTTCCTCGGGGCCATCGGCACCTCGGGTTTGTCGGATCCGGTGTTGATGGCCCTCGAGTTCGTCCACGAGAGCGTTCCGTGGTTCGCCCTCGGGGCGCTCGCGGCCGCCATGGGTCGGCTCATCGACGAGTGGCTCGCCAACGACCGCGTCCGGAGTTCGTTCATGAACCTCCCGTTCGGCGTCGTCGGCCTCGGGTTCGTCGTCCGCGGGTTCACCGGCTTCTTCCTCGAACGGGCGGGCGTGATCGACCGTGTCCGCGTCCCCCGGCTCGTCCTCGGTCCCGTCTCGGTCGACGGCTTCGCGCTCACGGCCGGGACGCGCCTCGCGGTGTTCATCGTCCTCGGCCTGCTCATCAGCGTCCTCGGCGTCGGCATCTCGTCGTACGTGAGCGGGGCGAGCGTCGAGGAGGTCGAGGGGCGCGCCTGACACTGTCTGCCGTACGTCGTCACGGATCTCGCCACCCCGAGGTGGCGAGTCGCGTCACGACGGGACGTCCGACGGGATGAGCCGCCGATCGCAGCCCGTTTATCCCTCCCTCGGCTAGCGCCGCCATGCAACCGCGACCGTGGGTCAGCCTCTTCTCCGGCGGCAAGGACTCCTCGTGGGCCCTCCATCGCGCGCTCGAAGCGGGCCACCCCGTCGAACGCCTCGTCACCGTCCACCCGGCGGGCGACTCCTACATGTACCACGTCCCCGCCACGGACCTCGCGGAACTCGCCGCCGAGTCGGTGGGTATCCCCCTCGTCTCCGTGCGACCGGCGGACTTCGGCGCGGACGACGTCGCCGACGCGGGCGCGCAGGGCGACGCCGAACTCGAACCGCTCGAAGCCGCCCTGCGCGACCTCGCGGCCGACCTCGGCGGCATCGGCGGCGTCACCGCCGGCGCGGTCGAGAGCACCTTCCAGACCGACCGCATCCGGGCGATGTGCGACCGCCTCGACGCGGAGCTGTTCGCCCCCCTCTGGCGGCGCGACCCCCACGACCTCGCGGACGCCATGCTCGACGCCGGCTTCGAGGTCCTGATCGTCCAGGTCGCGGCGGCCGGCCTCGACGAGTCCTGGCTCGGGCGTACGCTGGACGCCGACGCCCTCGCGGACCTCGAGGCGCTCAACGACCGCTACGGCGTCCACGTCCTCGGCGAGGGCGGCGAGTTCGAGACGCTGGTCGTGGACGCGCCGCACATGGAGCGACGGATCGAACTGGAGTACGAGACGGAGTGGGACGGGACGCGGGGGCGGTTGCAGATCGAGGACGCGTGGCTAGCGTAGACGGAGCGTCCGCGCGAGCGAAGCGAGCGCGGTTCACCGTCCCGAGCAAGCGGTAGCGAGCGAGGGACGGCCCTTTTGGTGCAGATTTTGCGAGGAGCGGTTCCCGTAGCGAGCGCGGAGCGCGAGCGAGGAAACCCGACGAGCAGAAAGGTGCTGGAGTACGAGACGGAGTGGGACGGGACGCGTGGTCGACTTCGCATCGAGGACGCGTGGCTCGGCGACTGACGACCGACTAAACCGTCGTCGACGAGCGATCGAACGCCACTTCGGCGGACGGTAGAACGGTGACGGCGCGCTCCGGATGGACGACGGTCGGAAGGACGGCGTTGTGGTGGACGATGGTCGTCGTGGCGGGGAGGTCGTCGCGGTCGACGGTCGTGTGAGCATCGCTGACTAGCGTGACGTCGAATCCCTCGCTGAGCGCCCGACGGCAGGTCGTATCCACGCACTGCTCGGTGGCGAACCCGACCGTGACCACTCGCTCGACATCGCGCTCGCGGAGCACCGTACCGAGGTCAGAATCGTCGAAGCTGTCGCAGGCACGCTTTCTGATGACCGGTTCGTCGTCGGAGGGTACGATCCGGTCGGCGATCTCCCAGCCGCGCGTC
The Halomarina pelagica DNA segment above includes these coding regions:
- a CDS encoding transcription factor S translates to MKFCDECGSMMHSDGETWECRSCGHTEARDRAQEAKMTTTQGQEKSEIVDVSDAEDRGLPTTTVVCPNCGNDTAYWYMQQIRSADESETRFLVCTECEHKWREDDH
- a CDS encoding MFS transporter — its product is MVLGTDRRVLTLALARMADALGNSFLIIVLPLYIESGQVDVTGLVGRSVLGIELTLPLLVGLVLSLFGFLNSFGQPITGRLSDRTGQRRAFVLVGLALFGVASAAYPFVSGYAAVLATRALQGLGAAFTIPATVALVNEFAADDAERGGNFGVFNTFRLVGFGFGPIVAGLVIEGGPYATPLGGLTGFNAAFAVAVLGAAVSFALVSLLIEDPERTAAAASDDLSFRVFDRSGRGAFDPVFVLGVGTLFMAVTIALFATLQDTITTRLGEGEFLFSVQFAAVVIANVLFQVPIGRASDRYGRKPFLLAGFALLAPSVALQGYVPALAPGIERAIPALDGVAGPGLMLAARLLQGVSVALVFAPALALAGDLAGEGRSGTTLSVLTTAFGLGIAIGPLASGFLVRFGFPTPFVVGGALALAGLALTYSQVEESLPGSEARRDAVPQDD
- the sppA gene encoding signal peptide peptidase SppA, which gives rise to MARPNSGERAVARAVVVLAVALVAAVVGFALFVVLPNERTAFGVLLAVLAGVLGARVGGRVASRAFPGYNVAEVAVEGPITRSGRGRFPNRVRGTPADDVVEQIEAAGDDDNAKALLLKLNTPGGEVVPSDDIRAAAAAFDGPTIAYATDTCASGGYWIASGCDELWARETSVVGSIGVIGSRVNAKEFADELGLSYERFAAGRFKDAGAALKEVTEDEREYLQGLIDDYYEHFVERVAEGRDLSPELIRDTEARVYLGERAHELGLVDALGTREDAVDRVEELLGVEASVTTFEPTRSLRERLGRGAESVAYALGAGVASRFDDDVDVRL
- a CDS encoding DUF373 family protein; protein product: MGTLVLCIDRGGSVDLDVPLVGEEAVADLVTEVGVEDPEDSHVNCLLEGLKVARDLRADGDEPIVAVLSCVGNTVEANRALAAQVDDLVEAYRPDGAVVVVDSAEDEQTLPIIESRVRVDAVDRVIVRQARDIESTYYLLKQVLADEELRKTVLVPVGVALLAFPALLAAADSVTVAVAVVAGVIGVFFLYKGLGVDDALAGLPREIQTAFYAGRVSVVTYVVGVGLALVGVFLGAIGTSGLSDPVLMALEFVHESVPWFALGALAAAMGRLIDEWLANDRVRSSFMNLPFGVVGLGFVVRGFTGFFLERAGVIDRVRVPRLVLGPVSVDGFALTAGTRLAVFIVLGLLISVLGVGISSYVSGASVEEVEGRA
- a CDS encoding diphthine--ammonia ligase — its product is MQPRPWVSLFSGGKDSSWALHRALEAGHPVERLVTVHPAGDSYMYHVPATDLAELAAESVGIPLVSVRPADFGADDVADAGAQGDAELEPLEAALRDLAADLGGIGGVTAGAVESTFQTDRIRAMCDRLDAELFAPLWRRDPHDLADAMLDAGFEVLIVQVAAAGLDESWLGRTLDADALADLEALNDRYGVHVLGEGGEFETLVVDAPHMERRIELEYETEWDGTRGRLQIEDAWLA
- a CDS encoding cysteine hydrolase family protein, with protein sequence MVLGDLYRGSIERYLLVNDLLLEAMSSALLVVDVQHAFFEDPGLAHDADAVLGRITDLVADARDAEVPVVYVQHDGESGHPAEVGTRGWEIADRIVPSDDEPVIRKRACDSFDDSDLGTVLRERDVERVVTVGFATEQCVDTTCRRALSEGFDVTLVSDAHTTVDRDDLPATTTIVHHNAVLPTVVHPERAVTVLPSAEVAFDRSSTTV